Proteins from a single region of Haloplanus sp. GDY1:
- a CDS encoding branched-chain amino acid ABC transporter permease, which produces MSFHIEAITVLLNGLQQGAIYILLAVGLSIILGTLKFVNFAHGALYLIGTYAGLLFALEINLTSGLLQEWGYGTLGLDLGYIPALLLVPVVVFVVGLAMERWVVEPFKDRPDTDQILVTFGLAIVVQEVFRIFFGSSSLPFSQPAWAEGAPQVPFLAGIPISSWRYYVILITAVLVAIVYLLVEYTDFGLVVRAGTRDPEMVELLGIRLSRPYIAVFGIGAALAGVAGVVGGPLNPVNPTIGNDILVPAFLTVVIGGVGSIAGATLGGVIFGLTYAILVATFSSWAQVGLYAIAAVILLVRPQGLLGEEGVAP; this is translated from the coding sequence ATGAGCTTTCACATCGAGGCGATAACCGTCCTCCTCAACGGACTGCAGCAGGGCGCCATCTACATCCTGCTGGCGGTCGGCCTGTCGATCATCCTCGGGACGCTGAAGTTCGTCAACTTCGCCCACGGCGCGCTGTACCTGATCGGCACCTACGCCGGCCTGTTGTTCGCCCTCGAAATCAACCTCACCAGCGGCCTCCTGCAGGAGTGGGGCTACGGGACCCTGGGCCTCGACCTCGGGTACATCCCCGCCCTGCTTCTCGTGCCGGTCGTCGTGTTCGTCGTCGGACTGGCGATGGAGCGCTGGGTCGTGGAACCGTTCAAGGATCGCCCGGACACGGACCAGATCCTCGTCACCTTCGGGCTCGCCATCGTCGTGCAGGAGGTCTTCCGCATCTTCTTCGGCTCCAGCAGCCTGCCCTTCTCGCAGCCGGCCTGGGCCGAAGGGGCGCCGCAGGTGCCGTTCCTGGCGGGGATCCCCATCTCCTCGTGGCGATACTACGTCATCCTCATCACGGCGGTGCTGGTCGCCATCGTCTACCTGCTAGTCGAGTACACCGACTTCGGGCTGGTGGTCCGGGCCGGCACCCGCGACCCCGAGATGGTCGAACTGCTCGGCATCCGGCTGAGCCGGCCGTACATCGCCGTCTTCGGGATCGGCGCGGCGCTGGCCGGCGTCGCGGGCGTCGTCGGCGGCCCGCTCAACCCCGTCAACCCGACCATCGGGAACGACATCCTCGTGCCCGCGTTCCTGACCGTCGTCATCGGCGGCGTCGGCTCCATCGCCGGCGCGACGCTGGGGGGCGTCATCTTCGGGCTCACCTACGCCATTCTCGTGGCGACGTTCTCCTCGTGGGCGCAGGTGGGGCTCTACGCCATCGCGGCGGTCATCCTGCTGGTGCGGCCACAGGGCCTCCTCGGCGAGGAGGGGGTGGCACCGTGA
- a CDS encoding GNAT family N-acetyltransferase yields MDIREARAEDIEGIRTVAHHSLAASYGHALEDDIIAQAVERWYDEETLVDDLDDSNTEFLVAVDDDRLVGFAQSYVVERRETVGEIDWLHVEPDSRGIGLGDELLAALEQRLLDHGVTRIEGRVLAANEAGTDFYENEDFEAIGERTVEIGGEPFVEKLYSKFPETGGRQVLSEAATLPDGRQVYVALDESVRGSNGPFYSVYLDRDRTERYGYLCGNCDGFAVSMDTMGRVVCEDCENRRKPTRWDASYL; encoded by the coding sequence ATGGACATTCGTGAGGCACGGGCGGAGGACATCGAGGGAATCAGGACGGTCGCACACCACTCCCTCGCCGCGTCGTACGGACACGCACTGGAGGACGACATCATCGCGCAGGCCGTCGAGCGGTGGTACGACGAGGAGACGCTCGTCGACGACCTGGACGACTCGAACACGGAGTTCCTCGTCGCCGTCGACGACGACCGACTCGTCGGCTTCGCCCAGAGCTACGTCGTCGAACGCCGGGAGACGGTCGGCGAAATCGACTGGCTCCACGTCGAACCCGACAGCCGGGGGATCGGCCTCGGCGACGAACTGCTGGCGGCGCTGGAGCAGCGACTCCTGGATCACGGCGTCACCCGCATCGAGGGGCGCGTGCTGGCGGCCAACGAGGCGGGGACCGACTTCTACGAGAACGAGGACTTCGAGGCCATCGGCGAACGAACCGTCGAAATCGGCGGCGAACCGTTCGTCGAAAAGCTCTACTCCAAGTTCCCCGAAACCGGCGGCCGACAGGTGCTCTCCGAGGCCGCGACGCTCCCCGACGGCCGGCAGGTGTACGTCGCCCTCGACGAGAGCGTCCGGGGCTCGAACGGCCCCTTCTACTCGGTGTATCTCGACCGCGACCGCACCGAGCGCTACGGCTACCTCTGTGGCAACTGCGACGGCTTCGCCGTCTCGATGGACACCATGGGTCGGGTCGTCTGCGAGGACTGCGAGAACCGCCGCAAGCCGACCCGGTGGGACGCGAGCTACCTCTAG
- a CDS encoding PQQ-binding-like beta-propeller repeat protein, producing the protein MNRRTFLSTAVVGASALSGCLSMLPSSDTPLPDAPTGAWTQYGAGGANTHAPDVSAPPRGNLAWTSEAFTRWQPAVSDGTVYTTNFDPSHDGSAIALDARDGTERWRTTLDASGDNGTVVVDDRCVVAHDGELVALDSRTGERLWTAPTNGFEHLVADDATGTVLVASEVGIEAFGAANGERRWETYTVTGLARAPAVYDGRVFAVGDVDGAPSLVAVSLADGSDRWRSQLTAAPESAAPVATREGVFVSDDRTLVVHDRETGDRLRELRSFGEDDDVPPRTVAVDGGTVFVTGSDGAVAIDGDTGTERWHRDTPVYKPGLCVGSETVVFPVGNPEFAPGKKTISAFDRESGELRWHYSFDPGFHNQVTSPPVLVDGAVFFTATHIDGLGALGDVPARES; encoded by the coding sequence ATGAACCGACGGACGTTCCTGTCGACGGCGGTCGTCGGCGCGAGCGCGCTCTCGGGGTGTCTGTCGATGCTCCCGTCGTCGGACACGCCCCTGCCGGACGCTCCCACCGGGGCGTGGACGCAGTACGGAGCCGGCGGGGCGAACACGCACGCACCGGACGTCTCCGCACCACCGCGAGGGAACCTGGCGTGGACGTCGGAGGCGTTCACGCGCTGGCAGCCCGCGGTTTCCGACGGGACGGTGTACACGACGAACTTCGATCCCAGCCACGACGGGAGTGCGATCGCCCTCGACGCACGGGACGGCACCGAACGGTGGCGAACCACCCTGGACGCCAGCGGGGACAACGGGACCGTCGTCGTCGACGATCGGTGCGTCGTGGCACACGACGGGGAACTCGTCGCGCTCGATTCCCGGACGGGCGAGCGGCTCTGGACGGCCCCGACGAACGGGTTCGAACACCTCGTCGCGGACGACGCCACCGGGACCGTCCTGGTCGCGTCCGAGGTCGGTATCGAAGCGTTCGGAGCAGCGAACGGGGAGCGACGCTGGGAGACCTACACGGTAACCGGGCTCGCCCGTGCGCCCGCAGTGTACGACGGGCGCGTGTTCGCCGTCGGAGACGTGGACGGAGCGCCGTCGCTCGTCGCCGTCTCGCTGGCGGACGGCTCGGACCGCTGGCGGAGCCAACTCACGGCCGCACCCGAGTCCGCCGCGCCCGTCGCGACCCGGGAGGGCGTGTTCGTCTCCGACGACCGAACGCTCGTCGTCCACGACAGGGAGACCGGCGACCGGCTCCGCGAACTCCGCTCGTTCGGTGAGGACGACGACGTCCCCCCACGGACGGTCGCCGTCGACGGCGGGACCGTCTTCGTCACCGGTTCGGACGGCGCCGTCGCGATCGACGGCGACACCGGCACGGAGCGCTGGCACCGCGACACGCCGGTGTACAAGCCGGGGCTCTGTGTCGGGAGCGAGACGGTCGTGTTCCCGGTCGGCAACCCCGAATTCGCACCCGGGAAGAAGACGATCAGCGCGTTCGACCGCGAATCGGGCGAGCTACGCTGGCACTACTCGTTCGATCCGGGCTTCCACAACCAGGTGACGTCCCCTCCGGTGCTGGTCGACGGGGCCGTGTTCTTCACGGCCACCCACATCGACGGTCTCGGCGCCCTCGGCGACGTGCCCGCACGGGAGAGCTAG
- a CDS encoding 2-oxoacid:acceptor oxidoreductase subunit alpha, with translation MPADFNWAIGGEAGDGIDSTGKIFAQALSRAGRHVFTSKDFASRIRGGYTAYKVRTSVDQVQSVVDRLDVLIALTQRTIDENLDELHEGSVIIYDGDRTTMQDVEIPEGMIGLDVPLKSLAEDAGGAIMRNVVALGAACAVGEFPIENLDSALEKRFGDKGSAIVDNNKEAARLGREYVLDEYDHEFGFDLECTDENYVLLNGDEAIGMGAIAAGCRFYAGYPITPATDVMEYLTGRIEEYGGHVVQAEDELSAINMALGAARAGARSMTATSGPGIDLMTETFGLVATSETPLVICNVMRSGPSTGMPTKQEQGDLNAMLYGGHGEVPRFVLAPTTIAECFHKTVEAFNLAEKYQLPVYLTADLSLAVTEQTYPPEEFDMDAVEIDRGKVVDEGTVGEWQDEQGRFKPHALTDDGISPRTFPGTEGGVHMSTGLEHDELGRRTEDTDMRVQQVDKRSRKVDTAREREPFEPREFGNPDADTLVVSWGSNEGALIEAKTFLDEEGVDARFLSVPYIFPRPDLTEAVEAAEETVVVECNATGQFADLIEHDTLTRVTRINKYDGVRFKADELAERIADVLATGEEATA, from the coding sequence ATGCCTGCGGACTTCAACTGGGCGATCGGTGGAGAGGCCGGCGACGGCATCGATTCCACCGGGAAAATCTTCGCCCAGGCGCTCTCGAGGGCCGGTCGGCACGTGTTCACCTCCAAGGACTTCGCGTCGCGCATCCGCGGCGGGTACACGGCGTACAAAGTCCGCACGTCAGTTGACCAGGTTCAGAGCGTCGTCGACCGGCTGGACGTACTCATCGCGCTCACCCAGCGGACCATCGACGAGAACCTCGACGAACTCCACGAGGGGAGCGTCATCATCTACGACGGGGATCGGACGACGATGCAGGACGTCGAGATCCCCGAGGGGATGATCGGGCTGGACGTGCCCCTGAAGAGCCTCGCCGAGGACGCCGGCGGCGCGATCATGCGCAACGTCGTCGCGCTCGGCGCCGCGTGCGCGGTGGGTGAGTTCCCCATCGAGAACCTCGACAGCGCGCTCGAAAAGCGGTTCGGCGACAAGGGGTCGGCCATCGTCGACAACAACAAGGAGGCCGCACGGCTGGGTCGGGAGTACGTCCTCGACGAGTACGACCACGAGTTCGGCTTCGACCTGGAGTGTACCGACGAGAACTACGTCCTCCTGAACGGCGACGAGGCCATCGGGATGGGCGCCATCGCCGCAGGCTGTCGGTTCTACGCCGGCTACCCCATCACGCCCGCGACCGACGTGATGGAGTACCTCACGGGCCGCATCGAGGAGTACGGCGGCCACGTCGTGCAGGCCGAGGACGAACTCTCGGCGATCAACATGGCGCTCGGCGCCGCCCGCGCGGGCGCCCGGTCGATGACCGCCACCTCCGGCCCCGGCATCGACCTCATGACGGAGACGTTCGGGCTGGTCGCCACCAGCGAGACGCCGCTGGTCATCTGTAACGTGATGCGCTCGGGTCCCTCGACGGGGATGCCCACCAAGCAGGAACAGGGCGACCTGAACGCGATGCTCTACGGCGGCCACGGCGAGGTGCCGCGGTTCGTCCTCGCGCCGACCACCATCGCGGAGTGTTTCCACAAGACCGTCGAGGCGTTCAACCTCGCCGAGAAGTACCAGTTGCCCGTCTACCTGACCGCCGACCTCTCGCTCGCGGTCACCGAACAGACCTACCCGCCCGAGGAGTTCGACATGGACGCGGTCGAAATCGACCGCGGGAAGGTCGTCGACGAGGGGACCGTCGGGGAGTGGCAGGACGAACAGGGACGGTTCAAACCCCACGCCCTCACCGACGACGGGATCAGCCCACGGACGTTCCCGGGCACCGAGGGCGGCGTCCACATGTCCACCGGCCTCGAACACGACGAACTCGGGCGCCGGACCGAGGACACCGACATGCGCGTCCAGCAGGTCGACAAGCGGAGTCGAAAGGTCGACACGGCGCGCGAGCGCGAACCCTTCGAGCCCCGCGAGTTCGGGAACCCGGACGCCGACACGCTCGTCGTCTCGTGGGGGTCGAACGAGGGGGCGCTGATCGAGGCCAAGACCTTCCTCGACGAGGAGGGAGTCGACGCCCGCTTCCTCTCGGTGCCCTACATCTTCCCCCGTCCCGACCTGACCGAGGCCGTCGAGGCGGCCGAGGAGACGGTCGTCGTCGAGTGCAACGCCACGGGGCAGTTCGCCGACCTGATCGAACACGACACGCTGACGCGAGTCACCCGCATCAACAAGTACGACGGCGTCCGCTTCAAGGCGGACGAACTCGCCGAACGGATCGCCGACGTGCTGGCGACCGGCGAGGAGGCCACCGCATGA
- a CDS encoding haloacid dehalogenase type II: MAGLCFDMYGTLCDTSSVRTRLGEELGVADRLVAAVDETWRRKQLQYSYQSAQMDDYEPFWSITDHALDYALAQYDLDPDAETRERILGAYDHLEPFPGAVETLDRLSAAGHDVVVLSNGDPEMLERLAENAGLAPHLDGIVSAHGVRTFKPDPAVYEHAAETLDRPLDACRLISSNAWDVAGAGNAGMATAWVNRTRDPPEAIGARPDVEVTTLPAVVDALGSP, encoded by the coding sequence ATGGCCGGACTCTGCTTCGACATGTACGGGACGCTGTGTGACACGAGTAGCGTGCGGACCCGTCTGGGCGAGGAACTCGGCGTCGCCGACCGACTGGTGGCGGCGGTCGACGAGACGTGGCGGCGGAAACAGCTCCAGTACTCCTACCAGAGCGCGCAGATGGACGACTACGAACCCTTCTGGTCGATCACGGACCACGCCCTCGACTACGCGCTGGCCCAGTACGACCTCGACCCGGACGCGGAGACCCGGGAGCGCATCCTGGGGGCGTACGACCACCTGGAGCCGTTCCCGGGCGCCGTCGAAACGCTCGATCGCCTGTCCGCGGCCGGGCACGACGTCGTCGTCCTCTCGAACGGCGACCCGGAGATGCTCGAACGGCTGGCGGAGAACGCGGGGTTGGCGCCTCACCTGGACGGAATCGTCAGCGCCCACGGGGTGCGGACGTTCAAGCCCGATCCGGCGGTGTACGAACACGCCGCCGAGACGCTCGACCGACCGCTCGACGCGTGCCGACTGATCTCTTCCAACGCGTGGGACGTCGCCGGCGCCGGCAACGCCGGCATGGCGACGGCGTGGGTGAACCGGACCCGCGATCCGCCGGAGGCCATCGGCGCCCGGCCCGACGTCGAGGTGACGACCCTGCCCGCCGTCGTCGACGCCCTGGGGTCGCCGTAG
- a CDS encoding substrate-binding protein: protein MGSNGGNVDRRDVIKAAGAAGTAGLVGLAGCSGGGGGGGGGGGSEYPVLGNYPIEGDTATLGFNVPQSGPYASEGEDELRAYELAVDHLNNGGGWVDSQFDDLSGDGVLDYQIDSVSGDTATDADTARQSASRMIQRDDAIMVTGGSSSAVAIAVQELCQREKVLFMACLTHSNETTGANCVRYGFREMFNAYMTGQALAPVLRDEYGSDLEFYQLYADYSWGQTVQESMNQFLTETAGWEQVDSVATPLGTSDYSSYLSEAANSGADVLLLDHYGLDGATSVSQAVDAGIDENMELVVPLYNRPMAEAAGAAIEGVFGTVAWDSQIDNTPSQEFLQVFQDEYDRVPSGPAQLAYSQTLQYAAAVERAGTFYPPEVIRQLEGYEYSNIGMGPETMRACDHQAQRDVPVVRGLPESEQQEGRYFEIINITSRDELGYACDAGPAAECELGEYGDE, encoded by the coding sequence ATGGGTAGCAATGGTGGCAATGTGGATCGACGTGACGTGATCAAAGCGGCCGGCGCCGCCGGCACCGCGGGCCTCGTCGGCCTGGCGGGCTGTTCGGGCGGCGGTGGCGGTGGCGGCGGTGGCGGCGGATCGGAGTACCCCGTGCTCGGCAACTATCCCATCGAGGGCGATACGGCGACGCTCGGGTTCAACGTCCCCCAGTCCGGGCCGTACGCCTCCGAGGGCGAGGACGAACTCCGCGCGTACGAACTGGCGGTCGATCACCTGAACAACGGCGGCGGCTGGGTCGACTCCCAGTTCGACGACCTCTCGGGCGACGGCGTCCTCGACTACCAGATCGACTCGGTGAGCGGCGACACGGCGACCGACGCCGACACCGCGCGCCAGTCCGCGTCGCGGATGATCCAGCGCGACGACGCGATCATGGTGACCGGCGGGTCGTCCTCGGCCGTCGCCATCGCGGTGCAGGAGCTGTGTCAGCGCGAGAAGGTCCTGTTCATGGCCTGTCTCACCCACTCCAACGAGACGACGGGCGCGAACTGCGTCCGCTACGGCTTCCGGGAGATGTTCAACGCGTACATGACTGGGCAGGCGCTCGCGCCGGTCCTCCGTGACGAGTACGGGAGCGACCTGGAGTTCTACCAGCTCTACGCCGACTACAGCTGGGGTCAGACCGTCCAGGAGTCGATGAACCAGTTCCTGACCGAGACGGCTGGCTGGGAGCAGGTCGACTCCGTCGCGACGCCGCTCGGGACCAGCGACTACTCGTCGTACCTCTCGGAGGCGGCGAACTCCGGGGCCGACGTCCTCCTGTTGGACCACTACGGGCTGGACGGCGCAACGTCGGTGAGCCAGGCGGTCGACGCCGGCATCGACGAGAACATGGAGCTCGTCGTCCCGCTGTACAACCGCCCGATGGCCGAGGCCGCGGGCGCCGCCATCGAGGGCGTGTTCGGCACCGTCGCCTGGGACTCCCAGATCGACAACACGCCGTCCCAGGAGTTCCTGCAGGTGTTCCAGGACGAGTACGACCGCGTCCCCTCGGGACCGGCACAGCTCGCCTACTCCCAGACGCTCCAGTACGCCGCGGCCGTCGAGCGGGCCGGGACGTTCTACCCGCCCGAGGTGATCCGCCAGCTCGAGGGCTACGAGTACAGCAACATCGGCATGGGGCCGGAGACGATGCGGGCCTGCGACCACCAGGCCCAGCGCGACGTGCCGGTCGTCCGCGGGCTCCCCGAGTCCGAACAGCAGGAGGGGCGGTACTTCGAGATCATCAACATCACGAGCCGCGACGAACTGGGCTACGCGTGTGACGCCGGCCCGGCGGCGGAGTGCGAACTCGGCGAGTACGGCGACGAGTAA
- a CDS encoding sodium:solute symporter family transporter yields MVSTAPLLGLLTVVLLAFAALGAWYARGRIETVEDYITARDSAGGGTLTATVVASSMGAWILFSPAEAGAAFGGITAVAGYAAGSALALAAFAVVGPRIRDLLPRGHSLTEYAYARYGSAMYAYVLVVSVAYMFVFLAAEFTGIASALSLIAGVPGWQTATVVGVTVLAYTGYGGLRASIVTDTVQTLLVLPLLIVSVVVTILALGGTDAAHAAIVDSSPELLTVGSATGLEFGAYVVVAIVGAEMLNQAWWQRVYAASDERTLRRAFLVAAVAVVPMVFLAGAFGPVAVGLGLVQAPADASVSFFLVVTDVLPDAAVIAVAVLAVLLVVSSADTLFNAIASVVTADLPRLLDVSGDRLTATARGVTVVVAAAATVVGAQGYSVLTLFLLADLLAAATFVPLLHGLFSPRATSAGALTASAVALVVGLAFFPPARGVLPLATLPAATYFRAFLGAAAVSTTLTVAAARLGDERFDLDDLDREIRRLDDEPATDGSGGERR; encoded by the coding sequence GTGGTGAGCACGGCGCCGCTGCTCGGCCTGTTGACGGTAGTGCTGCTCGCCTTCGCGGCGCTCGGCGCGTGGTACGCCCGGGGGCGAATCGAGACGGTCGAGGACTACATCACCGCCCGCGACTCGGCGGGCGGCGGGACGCTGACGGCGACGGTGGTCGCCTCCAGCATGGGCGCGTGGATCCTGTTCAGCCCCGCCGAGGCCGGCGCCGCGTTCGGCGGCATCACGGCCGTCGCGGGGTACGCCGCCGGCTCCGCGCTCGCGCTCGCCGCCTTCGCCGTCGTCGGCCCGCGCATCCGTGACCTGCTCCCGCGGGGCCACAGCCTCACCGAGTACGCCTACGCCCGCTACGGGTCGGCGATGTACGCCTACGTCCTCGTCGTCAGCGTCGCCTACATGTTCGTCTTCCTCGCCGCGGAGTTCACCGGCATCGCGAGCGCGCTCTCGCTGATCGCGGGCGTCCCCGGCTGGCAGACCGCGACGGTCGTCGGCGTCACAGTCCTCGCGTACACCGGCTACGGCGGCCTGCGCGCGAGCATCGTCACCGACACCGTCCAGACCCTCCTCGTCCTCCCGCTCCTGATCGTGAGCGTCGTCGTCACGATTCTGGCGCTCGGGGGGACCGACGCCGCCCACGCCGCCATCGTCGACTCCTCGCCCGAACTCCTGACGGTCGGCTCCGCGACCGGCCTGGAGTTCGGCGCCTACGTCGTCGTCGCCATCGTCGGGGCGGAGATGCTGAACCAGGCGTGGTGGCAGCGAGTCTACGCCGCGAGCGACGAGCGCACGCTCCGCCGGGCCTTCCTCGTCGCCGCCGTCGCCGTCGTGCCCATGGTCTTTCTCGCCGGCGCCTTCGGCCCCGTCGCCGTCGGTCTCGGCCTCGTCCAGGCGCCCGCCGACGCCAGCGTCTCCTTCTTCCTCGTCGTGACCGACGTCCTCCCCGACGCGGCCGTGATCGCCGTCGCCGTCCTCGCCGTCCTGCTCGTGGTCTCCAGCGCCGACACGCTGTTCAACGCCATCGCGAGCGTCGTCACCGCGGACCTGCCGCGACTCCTCGACGTCTCCGGCGACCGCCTCACCGCGACCGCGCGCGGCGTCACCGTCGTCGTCGCCGCCGCCGCCACCGTCGTCGGCGCGCAGGGCTACTCCGTGCTCACGCTCTTTCTCCTCGCGGACCTGCTCGCCGCCGCGACCTTCGTCCCCCTCCTGCACGGCCTCTTCTCGCCGCGGGCGACCTCCGCTGGCGCCCTCACCGCGAGCGCCGTCGCCCTGGTCGTCGGCCTCGCGTTCTTCCCGCCCGCTCGCGGCGTCCTGCCGCTCGCGACGCTCCCCGCGGCAACCTACTTCCGTGCCTTCCTCGGTGCCGCCGCCGTCTCGACCACCCTGACGGTCGCGGCGGCCCGCCTCGGCGACGAGCGGTTCGACCTCGACGACCTCGACCGGGAGATCCGCCGACTCGACGACGAGCCCGCGACCGACGGCTCGGGGGGTGAGCGCCGGTGA
- the acs gene encoding acetate--CoA ligase, with translation MSDDDIELEARLEEQATFDPSDAFVEQANVSDADIYAEFDENWPECWEAAAELLDWDDSYDQVLDDSNPPFYEWFTDGKLNASANCLDRHLDERGDEPAIEWVGEPVDEDDRTFTYEELHREVNEFAAALRDLGVGEDDVVTMYMPMIPELPIAMLACARIGAPHSVVFAGFSADALATRMNAADSEYLVTCDGYYRRGDPLDHLSKANDGLGGVDHAVEDVVVAERLRDGDGFGHDLADNQHAYADLVAAHEGATVDPVQRDAEDMLFLMYTSGTTGQPKGVKHTTGGYLAWTAWTSQAVLDIKPEDTYFCSADIGWITGHSYIVYGPLALGTTTMMYEGTPDHPDRDRLWEIVEEYEANQLYTAPTAIRAFMKWGSEYPERHDLSSLRLLGTVGEPINPRAWKWYYKHIGNEECPIVDTWWQTETGGMMVTTLPGVKTMKPGSAGPPLPGVDARIVDTNGEEVGAGRAGYLTVQKPWPGMLRTLYRNDERYIEEYWAEYSDTDSDDPEDWVYFPEDGAKIDDDGYITVLGRVDDVINVSGHRLGTMEIESAIVGVEGVAEAAVVGGQHEVKGEAVYAYVITEEGYEENDDLRDRIVQGVEDAIGPIARPERVVFTPDLPKTRSGKIMRRLLEDIANEEELGDTSTLRNPDIVEDIQGKISGD, from the coding sequence ATGTCCGACGACGACATAGAACTGGAGGCGCGCCTCGAGGAGCAGGCGACGTTCGATCCCTCCGATGCGTTCGTCGAGCAGGCGAACGTCTCGGACGCCGACATCTACGCGGAGTTCGACGAGAACTGGCCGGAGTGCTGGGAGGCGGCCGCCGAGCTTCTCGACTGGGACGACTCCTACGACCAGGTGCTCGACGACTCGAACCCCCCGTTCTACGAGTGGTTCACGGACGGGAAGCTGAACGCGTCGGCGAACTGTCTGGACCGCCACCTCGACGAGCGGGGCGACGAACCGGCCATCGAGTGGGTCGGCGAACCCGTCGACGAGGACGACCGGACGTTCACCTACGAGGAACTCCACCGCGAGGTCAACGAGTTCGCCGCGGCGCTCCGTGACCTCGGCGTCGGCGAGGACGACGTCGTGACGATGTACATGCCGATGATCCCCGAACTGCCGATCGCGATGCTGGCGTGTGCGCGCATCGGCGCGCCCCACAGCGTGGTGTTCGCGGGCTTCTCGGCCGACGCGCTGGCGACGCGGATGAACGCCGCCGACTCCGAGTATCTGGTCACCTGCGACGGCTACTACCGCCGTGGCGACCCCCTCGACCACCTCTCGAAGGCAAACGACGGCCTCGGCGGCGTCGACCACGCCGTCGAGGACGTGGTCGTCGCCGAACGCCTCCGGGACGGCGACGGCTTCGGCCACGACCTGGCCGACAACCAGCACGCCTACGCCGACCTGGTGGCCGCCCACGAGGGCGCGACGGTCGACCCCGTCCAGCGCGACGCCGAGGACATGCTGTTCCTGATGTACACCTCGGGGACGACGGGCCAGCCGAAAGGCGTCAAACACACCACCGGCGGCTACCTCGCGTGGACCGCGTGGACCAGCCAGGCGGTGCTCGACATCAAGCCCGAAGACACGTACTTCTGCTCTGCGGACATCGGGTGGATCACGGGCCACTCCTACATCGTCTACGGGCCGCTCGCCCTCGGGACGACGACGATGATGTACGAGGGGACGCCCGACCACCCCGACCGGGACCGTCTCTGGGAGATCGTCGAGGAGTACGAGGCCAACCAGCTCTACACCGCCCCGACCGCGATCCGGGCGTTCATGAAGTGGGGGTCGGAGTACCCCGAACGACACGACCTCTCGAGTCTCCGCCTGCTGGGGACGGTCGGCGAGCCGATCAACCCCCGCGCGTGGAAGTGGTACTACAAGCACATCGGGAACGAGGAGTGCCCCATCGTGGACACGTGGTGGCAGACCGAGACGGGCGGCATGATGGTCACCACGCTGCCGGGCGTCAAGACGATGAAGCCCGGATCCGCGGGGCCGCCGCTCCCGGGCGTCGACGCGCGCATCGTCGACACGAACGGCGAGGAGGTGGGTGCCGGCCGCGCCGGCTACCTCACCGTCCAGAAGCCGTGGCCTGGGATGCTCCGCACCCTCTATCGCAACGACGAGCGGTACATCGAGGAGTACTGGGCGGAGTACTCCGACACCGACTCCGACGATCCGGAGGACTGGGTGTACTTCCCGGAGGACGGCGCCAAGATCGACGACGACGGCTACATCACCGTCCTCGGACGCGTCGACGACGTGATCAACGTCTCGGGTCACCGCCTGGGGACCATGGAGATCGAATCCGCCATCGTCGGGGTCGAGGGCGTCGCCGAGGCGGCCGTCGTCGGCGGGCAACACGAGGTGAAAGGCGAGGCCGTCTACGCCTACGTCATCACCGAGGAGGGGTACGAGGAGAACGACGACCTCCGCGACCGCATCGTCCAGGGCGTCGAGGACGCCATCGGCCCCATCGCGCGTCCGGAGCGCGTGGTCTTCACGCCCGACCTGCCCAAGACGCGCTCGGGCAAGATCATGCGTCGCCTGCTCGAAGACATCGCCAACGAGGAGGAGCTTGGCGACACCTCGACGCTCCGCAACCCGGACATCGTCGAGGACATCCAGGGCAAGATCAGCGGCGACTGA